CGCGGTCAACCTGGTCGAGTGCGGCCCGGGCAAGGTCCTGGCCGGCCTGAACAAGCGTTGCGCCGACGGCGTCACCACCTACAACCTCAACACCCCAGACGCCGTCGCCGCCACCCGCGCGGCGCTGGCCTGAATTCGGAGAAGCTTGCATGAGCCTGCAAGGTAAAGTTGCACTGGTCACCGGCGCCAGCCGTGGTATTGGCCAGGCCATCGCCCTCGAGCTGGGCCGCCAGGGCGCCATCGTCATCGGTACCGCCACCTCGGCCTCGGGTGCCGAGCGCATTGCCGCCACCCTGAAAGAGCACGGCATCCAGGGCGCCGGCATGGAACTGAACGTGACCAGCGCCGAGTCCGTCGACAAGGTGCTGGGCGCCATCGGCGAGCAGTTCGGCGCGCCAGCCATTCTGGTCAACAACGCCGGTATCACCCGCGACAACCTGATGCTGCGGATGAAAGACGACGAGTGGTTCGACGTGATCGATACCAACCTCAACAGCCTGTACCGTCTGTCCAAGGGCGTGCTGCGCGGCATGACCAAGGCCCGCTGGGGTCGTATCATCAGCATCGGTTCGGTGGTGGGTGCCATGGGCAACGCCGGCCAGGCCAACTATGCCGCCGCCAAGGCTGGCCTGGAGGGCTTCAGCCGTGCCCTGGCCCGTGAAGTGGGCTCGCGTGGCATCACCGTCAACTCGGTGACCCCAGGCTTCATCGACACCGACATGACCCGCGAGCTGCCAGAAGCGCAGCGCGAGGCCCTGCAGAAGGAAATTCCGCTGGGTCGCCTGGGCCAGGCCG
The window above is part of the Pseudomonas muyukensis genome. Proteins encoded here:
- the fabG gene encoding 3-oxoacyl-ACP reductase FabG — encoded protein: MSLQGKVALVTGASRGIGQAIALELGRQGAIVIGTATSASGAERIAATLKEHGIQGAGMELNVTSAESVDKVLGAIGEQFGAPAILVNNAGITRDNLMLRMKDDEWFDVIDTNLNSLYRLSKGVLRGMTKARWGRIISIGSVVGAMGNAGQANYAAAKAGLEGFSRALAREVGSRGITVNSVTPGFIDTDMTRELPEAQREALQKEIPLGRLGQAEEIAKVVSFLASEGAAYVTGATVPVNGGMYM